In the genome of Streptomyces sp. NBC_00433, the window CCGGCACGCTCACCCGACTGCCGGTACCGCCCGGGACGCTGCTCGACGCCGCACCCCGTGCGGGCGGTGATCTGCACTGGCTGTGGACGGACACCGCGCACCCGCCCCGGGCGCACTCCACCGCCGGCACGCCGCTGCCGCCGGCCGGCGGCGAGGACGACGGCTCCGAGGACGGCGGCACGGACGGCGACGGCTTCTTCGACGTCATCCCCGGCACCCACCGCGACCTGTGGACGCAGGGCCCCGGCGGGCCCGTACACACCTGGCTGAGCCTGCCGGAACCGCACGGCGCCACCGCACCCCCGGTGGTCTTCCTCGTCCACGGAGGCCCGGCGGACCACGACCGGGACGCGTACGACGGCGTGGTGCACTCGCTGGTCGGCGCGGGGCTGGCGGTGGCCCGGGTCAACTACCGCGGGTCGACCGGCTACGGCCCCCGCTGGCGGCGGGCGTTCGAGTCCGGTGTGGGGCTGACCCAGGTGGAGGACCTGGCCGCCGTCCGCGCGGATCTCGTCGGCCGTGGCCTGGTCCGGCCCGACGCGGTCGCCCTGTGGGGCACCTCGTGGGGCGGCTACCTCACGCTGCTGGCGCTCGGCACGCGTCCCGACCTGTGGCAGGCCGGCGTCGCCGTCAAGCCCGTCGCCGACAGCGTGACCGCCTACCGCACCACGACCGGCGCCCTGCGCGCCCTGGACGAGCGGCTGTTCGGCGGCACCCCGGACGAGGTGCCCGAGGCCTACCGGCGCAGCTCCCCGCTGCATTACGCGGCCGAGGTCCGCGCCCCGCTGCTGGTGATCGCGGCGACCCGGGACGTCAAATGCCCGCCCGGCCAGGTGCGCGGCTACCTGGCGGCGCTGGACGCGGCCGGGGTGCGCCACGAGTCGATGTGGCTGGACACCGGGCACAACGGCTACACCGGGGCCGATCACGCGGCCCTGCTGCGCCGCGCCGTGCTCTTCCTGCTCCGCGAACTGCGCGGCCCCGCCGCCGCGCCCCCTGCTCCTTCCGCCGAACGGCGGAAGGCCGCGGACAGCCCGCAGGACCCCGGTCCTGCGACGTCCGCACCGTCAGGCACCACCCGTGTACGTCGAGACGAGGAGTAGGCCATGCAGAAGGACCTCATTCACAACGACCCGCTCACCGACGAGGAGGAGAACCGCTCGGTCTCCGTCGGTGTGACGGTCAGGATCAGCGTCGCTCAGCCCGACGACCAGCCGGAGATCTGACCGGTCCGGCCGGGCCGACCGCCCGTCGGCCCGGCCGGTGTGATCGGGCGACCCGTCTGGCGGGTCTGCGGACCGGGCGGCCCGGTCCGCAGGCCCGTCGAGTCGCGGAGCCCGTACCTCCCGCAGCCCCCTTTGCCCGACAAGTCCGTGTGCCCGACAAGTCCGCGCGCCAACCAAGTCCGTGCGCCCGCCCGGCCCGGCCGTCCACGAGGAGTCGTCTTGCGCGTCCTGCTGATCAACATGCCGTGGTCCCCGATCGACGTCCCCTCGCTCGCGCTCGGCATCCTCAAGCGCACCGTGGACGAGCACGTGCCGGGTGCCGACGCCGAAGTCCTCCAGGCCCAGCTGGAGTTCGCCGACTGGATCACCGAGCGCGCCACCTTCACCGCCCGCGACTACGAGTACTACTCCCTGTCCTCGTACTTCCTCGGATGCGGCGACTGGGTCTTCTCCTCGGCGCTCTACGACGACCCGCAGTGGCGCGACGCCGAGTTCACCACCGCGATGGAGTCGAGGCTCGACCCGGAGCGGATGCGCATCACCCGCGAACTGCACCGCCTCGCGCCGGAGTTCGTGGACGAGATCGCCCGCAAGGTGGTCGCGATGGAGCCCGACTTCGTGGGCTTCACCTCCACCTTCCAGCAGAACACCGCCGTGCTCGCCGCCGCCCGCCGGATCAAGCAGCTCGACCCGCGCATCGTCACGGCGATGGGCGGCGCCAACTGCGACGGGGAGCAGGGCTCGGCGCTGCACCGCAACTTCCCGTTCGTCGACCACGTGGTGCGCGGCGAGGGCGAAGCCGCTTTCCCGGCGCTGCTGAACGCGCTGGTGCGCGGCGAGACCGACCTGTCCGAGGTGCCGGGGCTGTGCCACCGTGCCGCCGACGGCACGAGCGTCGTCAACCCGATCGCCGCCCGCCCGCTGCCGCCGGCGGCCATCCCCTCCCCGGACTACACCGGCTACTTCGAGCGGCTGGCCAGCTCGGTGGCCCGCAACTGGGTCGAGCCCAAGCTCGTGGTCGAGGGGGCGCGGGGCTGCTGGTGGGGGCAGAAGCACCACTGCACCTTCTGCGGCCTCAACGGCTCGTTCATGGAATTCCGCAGCAAGCCCCCGGAGACCTTCTACGACGAGATCACCTCGCTCGCCGCCCGGCACCGGGTGCTCGACATGTACGTCGTCGACAACATCCTCGACATGGGCTACCTCACCACGGTGCTGCCGCGGATGGCGGACAGCGGCAACGATCTGCGGCTGCACATCGAGATCAAGGCCAACATGCGGCGCCACCAGCTGCGTACGCTCGCCGAGGCCGGCCTGATCTACGTGCAGCCGGGCATCGAGAGCCTCAACAGCCGGGTGCTCGGCCTGATGGACAAGGGCGTCACCGGCTGCCAGAACGTCCGCATGCTGCGGGACGCCGCCGAGTTCGGCCTGTCGGTGTCGTGGAACTACCTCTACGGCTTCCCCGGCGAGTCCGCCGAGGACTACGACCCGGTGATCACCCAGCTCCCGGCGCTGGCGCACCTCGACCCGCCGGCCGACGAGGCCAGCCGTATCGCCATCGAGCGCTTCAGCCCCTATTTCAACCGCCCGGAGCTGGGCTTCTCCGGCCTGCGCCCGGCCGGCTTCTACTCGCTGATCTACGACCTGCCGGAGGCGGAGCTCTACGACCTGGCGTATGTCTTCGCCTCCCCCAACCGCGGCATCGGCAAGGAGACGGCAGCGTCGCTGGACGCGGCCCTCGCCGCCTGGCTGGCCGCGCACCCGGGGGCGCGGCTTACCCACACCGACCTCGGCGACCGGGTCGTGCTGGTCAGCGACCGGCCCGGCTTCGCATGGCGGCGGATGGAGCTGACCGACCCGTTCGAGCTGGCCGTCTTCCGGCTGCTGGACCAGCCGCACACCCCCGCGGTGCTCGCCCGCAAGGCCGCGGGCGAGACGGGCCTCGACGCGGCGGCGGCGGAGGAGCGCGTCCGCGCGCTGCTCGACAGCTGGCTCGGCCTCGGACTGGTCTTCACCGACAGCGGCCACTGGGTGCAGATTGCGCCGCCCGCGGTCAACCAGGCGCTGCTGCACCTGGAGTTCATGCGGCGAGCCCACGACCTCATGCCCGAGGAGGCCCCGGAGCCGGCCGAGGCGCCCGTGCCCGCAGCGGTCGCCGCCGAGCCCCAGCCGCTCGCCCGCCTGTGACCCACCCGTACACCGCCGGAGCAGTCCCCGTCCCCGTCCCAGGAGGTTCAGCCCGATGACCACGAGCACCGCCCCGACCGACGGCGCGCCCGCCGCTGCGGACTCCGGCGTACTGGCTGTCACCGCGTGGCGCGACTACGACCCCGAGGTCTGCGCCCTTCCCGGCATGGGGCTGGGCGAGCGCCTGCTGACCGGGCCCGTCGCCGAGGAGGCGGCCCTGCTGTGGGCGGACGGCGCACGGCGGGTACGCCTGGCGGAGACCGTCGACCTCACCGACGCGGGCAGCGCGGACGGCGCGCTGCGGACGGTGCGCGAGCTGAGCCTGGTCCGGGACCTGACGGCCCGTGCGGTGCTGGTGGAATGGACGCTGCGCACGGCCGCGGACGACCCGGAGGGCTGGCGGGCGCTGGGCCACCTCCAGCCGCCCCAGCAGCTGCTCGGTCTGCCCGCCGAAGCTGCCGCCGACCAGCTCCGCGCCTGGCGCGAAGGCCACTATGTCGGGCTGTGCCTGTGGCGCCAGGGCCCCGGCTTCGTCCAGATCCGCGACCGGCGTTGGGGCGGCCTGGCGCGGTTCACCGTGGACGAGCCGCACTACCAGGAGGCGATCGTCCGGCTCTCCTACGGCGCCCCCGCCGAGGACGTGCCGGACGACGCGCTGTCCGACTTCCTCGGCGAGCGGCTGGTCCTCCCCTTCGGCCCGCTGAACTGGTGGGCGCCCTACCGGGTCACCCGCTGGAGCCGCGGCGGCATCATGGTGTGAGCCGCGCCCGCCGCCGAGCGCGGCGGTGCGCCGCGCGGCCGGACGGCCGCGCGGCCGGCAGCTCACGGCACGCGTGCCGGGGAGGACCCGCTCAGCGGCCCTGCGATCGGTCCCACGCCGACAGCAGTTCCCGCTCGCGGTCGCCGCTGAGGCCGGCGCGGCGGGGGCGGTCCAGGCCCTGGGTCCGCTCCCAGTGGAGGGTGTCCGCCAGCAGCTCCGCCCGGGGGCGGTGGCGCAGGCCGGAGGTGCGGGCCGCGGAGCCGCTGCGGGCGCTGAAGCCGGACCATTCCGGGTCGGACATCCACATCGCGAGGGACTCGGGGCCCATGAACTGGCCCACCTCCTGGGCGAGCAGCCAGTCGGCGCCGGGCTGCACCACCGGGCCGGTGTGGCCGCCGATCTCGCGGGACAGGGCCACCCACTCGGCGAAGGGGACGATCGGGCCGACGGCGTCGTACGTTCCTGTCGTGCCCTTCTCGGCGCTGTCGAGCAGCCAGGCCGCGAGGTCCCGCGCGTCGACCGCCTGCGTCGTGATGCCGGGTGAGGCGGGGACCAGCAGCGGCGCCAGGGGGTCGCGGGCCGCGCGGGCGACCCAGTAACCGGTGCGGCCGCTGTGGTCGCCGGGGCCGCCGATCAGCCCGGCCCGCGCGATGAGGAGCCGGTCGCCCACCGCGGCCGACGCGGCCTGCTCGCAGGCCACCTTGGCCTCGCCGTATTCCTCGCTGCCGACCTCGTCCCGCCCGGTCGCGGGGAGCAGTTCCGCCGACTCGTCGGCGTCCGGCCGCGCGTGCGAGGCGTAGGCACTGATCGAGGACACGTAGGCCCAGTGGGCCGCCCGCTCGCCGAGGGCCGCCAGTGCGCCGCGGACGAAGGCGGGCTGCCACGACACCTCGACCACGGCGTCCCAGTCCCGGCCCGCGAGGCTCGCGTACGCCGACGGGTCGCGCCGGTCCGCGGCGACCAGTGCCGCGCCCTCGGCCGCGCCGCCGCTCTCGCCGCGGGCCAGGCAGGTCACCCGGTGCCCGCGCTCCAGTGCCTGCCGCGAGATTTCGCGGCCCACCCACGCTGTTCCGCCCAGTACCAGTATCTCCATCGGTTCACTCAAACACGGTCCGCGAGCCCGCGAGACCCCGCTTCGCGGAGGGCGTAGCGGCCCGCGCCGGGCCGCCCGGACGCCGCCCGGGGCCGGGCGGCGTCCGGGTCAGCCCAGCTCGTCGAGCAGTTCGGCCAGTGCGTCCAGGTCGCGGACGACCCACGACGAGACGGACATCACCGCGAGGTTGTCCACCAGGGAGGTCACGGTGACGATCGGGACGCCGGCCGCGTAGGCCGACTGCATCTCCATCGCCGTGCCCATGCTGAGGGTGCGGTCGGGGAGGAAGGCGACGCACAGGTCGCATTTCGCCGCCTCCTGGGTCATCTCGTTGAAGGTCCGCCGCAGCGACGCCAGCTCGGCGGGGAGGGACGCGAGGTGGAGGACGCGGGGGGCGGAGCCGGTCAGGGCGGCGATGACCGACAGCGTGGCCGGGTCGGCCAGTTGGCGGGTGACGTCGGCGCTCGGGTCGAAGCACTCCGCGTCGGGGAAGCGCGAGCGCACCGCGGTGGCGATCTGTTCGCGGTAGCCCTGGTCGTCGATCCGCAGGCCGGCGTTGGACCCCTGGATGGTGCCGGCGATGAAGACCCGCTGGATGTTCATGTGCGCTCGATTCGTCATGCGTCCTGCAAGGAGTAGTCGGCGAGGTCCGTCCCGGGGTCGGCGATCTTCTGGTAGACCCGCGCGGCCGCCACCAGGTGGTCCTCCATGTCGGCCCGTTCCAGCCCTGTGGTGCGCCGGAGGTCCGCCCAGACCGCGGCCGCGTGGGCGTCGGCGCCGTTGCGGGACGCGACGCCCTGGCCCGAGCGGAGCCAGACGTCCGCGGGCGAGAAGTCGCGTTCCGCGAAGCCCTTCAGCGGGATGATCGCCTCCGCGGTCACCGCCGTGCCGGCCACCAGCGCGCGGACGGACACGCTGTTCTGCTCCGGGTGGGTGAGCAGCGACGCCATGTCGGCGGAGAAGGCGGCCAGCGAGAACTCGTTCTCCGAGCGGAGCGTGAAGTGGCGGGTCAGGAAGTGCGCGCCGTTCTTCACGCTGTATTTCGAGTAGCTCAGCCGGATGCGGTAGCCCTCGCCGGTGGAGCGGTATTGGGCGGCGAGCCGGGCGGGGTGCGCCCCGCCCCGCGCGTCCAGCCGGACGGGCGCCGCGTCGACCTCGACGGAGGAGTGGCCGCGCCGGACCTCGTCCGCCGGGAAGCGGATCGGGGTCAGGTGCAGCAGGTAGGGGTCGAGGACCACGACGTCGCCGCCGGTCTCGAAGACCGCCGCGATGTGCCGGAGGTCCTGCAGGACGGCGGCTTTCGGTGCGCCCAGCGCCGCCGCGCGCTCCGCCACGTAGAGCGTCTGGTAGATGCACGCCACTCCGTGCCGCGGATCGGGCTCGCTCCCGTTGTACCAGCGCAGGTATTCCGTCGCGCTGTTGTAGGGGACGTCCCGCAGCACCGAGTCCAGGGCGGCGGTGTAAGGATCGGGGGTCCCGGTCACGTGAATCGCTCCTCAAGGACGGTGTCGTCGGGGCTCTCCGCGAACACCGTCTCCCGCAGCTCCTTGCGGCGCACCTTCCAGGTGGACGTCCTCGGGAGGCGGTTCCAGGGGATGAACACCGGTGCCTCCAGCGGCGGCAGGCCGCGGGCCACCTCGGCCCATGCCGCCTCGCTGAGGTCGGGGCCGTCCAGGCTGATGACGGGGACGGGCTTGCGGTCGCCGCGGGTCAGGACGATCACCTCGACGGCGCTGCCGATCCGGTCGAGCAGCTCGCTCTCCAGCTCGGTCGCGCTGCCGCCGGGAATGGCGTCGACCGCGCGGTCGACGAAGTGGATACGGCCGAGGGCGTCCTTGTAGCCGACGTCGCCGGTGTTCCACCAGGAGCCCTTCCACTTCTCCGTGTAGCGGTCGGTCTCGCCGACGTAGTCGACGCAGATCGACTTGCCCTTCGCGAACAGGACGCCGACCTGGCCGCGCTTGACCGGGGCGCCGGTCTCCGGGTCGGCGGCCTTGACGCCCACCAGGCCGGGCCAGGGGTTGCCCATCATGTTCATGTTCCCGCCGGCGGCCGCACGGCGCTTGATCTGGCCGCGGGTGTAGCCGAAGCCGGCCATCGGACCGACCTCGCTCTGGCCCCAGCTGTGCCCCCACAGCACGAACCGGCGCCGGGAGGCCTCCACGAAGGGCCGGGCGATCGAGGGGTGCATGAGGTCGAAGGTGTTCATGTAGTAGCGGACCTGGGCGAAGAGCTCCGGCCTGCGGCGTACGAGCGGCACCCAGCACTGGAAGACGTTCGGGGTGGCCTCGATCGTGGTCGGCCGGACGCGGTCGAGCGCCCGCTCGACGTCGTCGGCCTCGTGGCTGCTGGCGATGACCAGGGCCTTCGGGGCCCACCGCAGCTGCGCCATGGCCCAGGCGTAGGCCCGGGAGTGCGCGAAGGATATCGAGCTGAGGGCCACGTCCTTCGGCCCGTTGACGGCGATCGGCATCGGCAGCAGCTCCAGCCGGGTGCCGGCCCGGCAGGAGTCCGCGGTGTGCGCGACGAGCTTCGGGGTGTTCGTCGTCCCCGAGGTGTGCGTGATCATCATCAGGTCGGAGTCCGCGCGCAGGTCGAGGGCCGGCGCGGCGCTGCCCCGCAGCCCGTCGATCGTCAGCAGGCCGGCTCCCGGGTCCGCGGCCGGACCGTCGATCAGCACCGTCCTGCCGTACGCCGTCAGGTCCGCCCCGACGCCCTCGGCCCGCTCCAGCACCTCGGAGCCGATCAGGGTGACGGAGGGGTCGAGGCGCTTGAGCATCTCCGCGAGGTGCTCGGGGTAGTTGGCGCCCGAGATGGTCGCGGCGGTGGCGCCGATCCGGGCGGCGGCCGCGGCCAGCAGGATCATGTCGAAGTGGTTGCGCTTGACGACGGCGATCCGGTCGCCCTTGCGCGCGCCGGCCGCGTACAGCCAGGCCGACGCCTCCCGCACCAGGCCGGCCAGCGCCGCGGCGTCGTAGTCGGAGCCGGCCGCGGGGGCGATGTCGAAGGGGCGGTCGAGGACCAGTTTCGTGGTGCGCGACTGCTCGGCGTGCCAGTCGAAGAGCAGGCCGAGGTTCTTGGGTGGTTTCTTCACAGGGGCACTTCCTCAGACCGCGAAGGAGATGATGAAGGCGGCGACGGCGGTCGCCAGGAATCCGAGGCAGTTCACCCAGAATTCCATCCGCAGGAAACGGGCCCGTATGTGCGCGTAGGAGGCGCACAGGAAGTAGACGATCACGCCGACGTTCGCGCTGAAGCCGATGCCGGCGTGCTTGATGCCCACCAGAAGGCCCACGACGGCGAGGGTCTTCACGACGAGCAGCACCCACCACCACTCCCGGGGCAGTTTGACGCCGTCGAGGCAGACCTGGATGAATTTGAGCGGGCGGACGGACATCAGGACGTCCGAGGCCAGGAATGCCGCGAGCACGATCTGCGGCCACGACGGGCTGGGGATGAGGTGCATGGTCTTCGTCCTTTGTGTTCGGTCGGCGGCTGCCGCCGGCCCGGTGTCCGGTCGGCGTCCGCCGCTGAGGGGGGGAGCCTCGTCACGCGCCTTCGGGCAGCGGTGCGAGTTCCTTGAGCAGGTAGGCGACGAGCGCGTCGACGGTGGGGTGGTCCCAGGCGACGGTGGGCTCGACGACCAGGTCGAACTCGTCCTCGATGTCGCCGCAGAGGCTGAGCGCCGCCACGGAGTCGAGGCCGTAGCCGGTCAGCGGCGCCGTCCGGTCGATCTCTTCGGTGGACAGCCGGGTGTAGTCGGCGACGTGCCGGACGAGCCATCCGGCCAGCGACTCGGCGGTGTGCGGCTGCGGGGCGAGGTCGGGGGCAAGGTCGGGGGCGGGCTGGGGAGTGCTGCCGGTGGCGGTGTCGGTCACGGGTTCCTCCGGATGGTCCGAACGAGGGTTCTCGGCGCGGGGCGACGGGCGGTGGGGGCGCCGTCAGCCGGCCAGGGCGGTGTCGTAGAGATCGAAGCTGCGGCGCTCCGCGTGGCGGCGCAGTAATTCCTCCTGGACCCGCCCGGTGCAGCCCGCGGGCAGGTCGGCGGGCCTGCGGCCGAGGCGCCGCACGAGCCGGTGCAGGGCCGCGGCGGCCCAGGCCGGGTCGGCGAGGAAGGGGTCGTCGCCCCGGGCCCGCGCCCCGCGCCACACGCCGAGCACCGCGGCACCCGCGAGCAGCACGGCGTAGCGGTCGGACAGGGCGAAACCCGCCGGGGAGGCCAGCGCGGTGCGGTCCAGCGGCGGCAGCGCGAGGCTCTCCCGCTGGATCAGCCGCAGCTCGCCGGTGAGTTGCCGCGCCAGCGCCTGTACGGCCGCCTCGGGCGGGGTGCCGTCCGGCAGCGTGTCGGCGGCGGCGACCAGCGAGGCGCTCAGGCCGTCCCGGTCGCCGGTCAGGGCGAGCCGCCGGAAGGGTGCCTCCGGCAGGTCGGCGCGCGGGTCGAACAGCGCGTCGGGGGCCGCTTCCGCGCGGAACCAGGAGCGCCTGGCCAGCCGCGGCAGCTGCGGGATGATCGTCGCCTGGCAGGCGGCGGCGCCCGCATGGCCCAGGCTGAGCACCGGCAGGTCGCGCAGGTGCTTCTGGAAGATGCCGAAGTCGCCCTCGCGCAGGTAGAACCGGGCGCCCAGCACGACGGACAGGTCGTGCATCGCCCCTTGCAGCAGCGCGGGCACCAGGTATTTCACCGCGGAGGCGTAGACGCTCGCCTCGTCGGGCAGCAGGTGCACCGCGCGGGTGCCGGCCAGGCAGAGGCAGTCGCTGATGAGCAGGTCGAGGAAGGCGTCGCCGAGGGTGGCGCGGGCCTGGGGTATCTCGGCCACGGTCCGCTTGTAGAGGTGCCGGCCCCGGGCGAAGGACACCACGGTGCGCAGCGCCGTGTCTGCGGCGCCCAGCGCCATGCCCGGGAGGGCGCTGCGGGTGAGCTGGAAGGAGCGCAGGGCCAGGTCGGCGCCGTGGCCCAGCTCGCCCACGAGTGCCTGCGCGGGGACCGGGGCGCCGTCGAAGTCCAGGCCGGACAGGAGGCAGCCGCGTACGCCGACCGTGCCGTAGCGGGGCAGGACGGCCAGCCGCCCGGGTGCCACCTGGGCGCGCTCGACCATCAGGACCGAGTGGCTGCGCGGGCCCGGTGCCGGGTCGGTGCGGCTGAAGAGCAGCCAGGCGTCGGCCCGCGCCGCGTTGTTGATGACCTGCTTGGTGCCGTGCAGCCGGAAGGAGCCGTCCGGCTGTACGCGGGCCTCGAAGTCGTTGCGCAGGAAGTCGTTGCCGTGCGCCAGTTCGTGGTAGGCCACGGAGACCCGGCCGCCGCCCAGCAGGATCTCCGCCAGCCGGGTCCGCTGCCGCTCGTCGCCCCCGGTCCACACGTTGACCGCGGCCATGAAGGAGGTGACGCCGTAGCCGAGCCCGAGCGCCACGTCCCGCCGGAAGACCTCGCGCAGGACGCGTGCCAGGGAGTCGAGGCGCTCCAGCCGGCCGCCGAGCGCGGCCGGTACGAATTCCGCGTTGAGGCCGTAGGCGTCCAGCAGCTTCTCGCCGGCCGCGGACAGCTCCCCGGCCTCGTCGGCCTCCAGCAGCCGGTCGTTGCCGACCGGGTTGACGGGGTCGCCGGGGTCGCCGAAGGCGGCGTTCAGCTCGGCGACGCGGGCCGCCGTGCGCGCTTCCTGACCGCCTGTCATGACGCGCCTCCCGCCGCGTGCGCGGGGACCCGGACCGGCGGCCGGTCCCGCACGTCCTGCGCGGGACCGGCGGGGCGCAGCGACAGCGGCAGCAGCGAGACCAGCCGGCCCTGGGCATGCAGGGCGATGGACGCGTCGAGCACGCCGTCCAAGGCCTCGGGGTCCGCCGCGTCGGGCAGGCCGAGCGCGGTCAGCAGCCGGGCGAGCGCGGCCCGCAGCCACAGGGCGTCCCGCCACAGGGGTCCGGTCGCGCCCGCCTCCGCGTCGCGGTGGCTGTGCGTCCACAGGCCGACGCAGGCCGCCGCGGCGAAGCACAGCGTGAAGCGGCGGGCGGTCTCGAAGGCGGCGGGCGGCACGTCGGTCCGCGCGTCCCGGAACGCGGCCATCTCGGCGTGCACGTCGTCGACCACGGCCGACAGCCTTTCCGCGGCGCGCAGGGCGGGCTCGACCGCCGGATTGCGGGCGGCTGCGTCGCGCAGCAGCCCGACGCAGCCGGGCAGCGCGGCCAGCACACCGCTGCCGTGGCGGGCGAGCAGCGAGAGCCGGTCGAGGGCGGCGGGCGGCAGCGGCGCGGTGAGGCGGAAGGCGGCGGCCGCTCCCGCGACGTCCCCGGTGCCGCGCTCGTGGGCCCTGGCCAGCGTACGGAACTGGCTGATCAGCGAGTTGAGGTTGACCAGGGTGTTGCCGTCGAAGAGGCCGACGATCCGGTGGTCCCTGTCCACCTTCTGGAACCGGCCGCCGGCGTAGACGTCCTTGAGGAAGGCGCGGGCGCCGAGCAGCCGGGTCAGCGCGGTGACGACGGCCTCGGTCCGGGTCGGCACCAGGTACTTGGTGACGGCGGCGACGACCGACAGCTCCGCCGGGGCGGTCTGCACCGCGCGGGCCGCGACCAGCGCGAGCGCCTCGCCGGCGAGCACGTCGGCGGCGCTCTCGGCCAGGGTCCTGCGTGCCTGCGGCAGGTCGATCAGCGACCGGCCGTAGAGGCTGCGCTCCGCGGCGAAGTCGAGGCCGAGGGCGAGCGCGTGGTCGGCGGCGCCCAGGGAGAGCGCCGCGCACATGGTGCGGGTCAGCTGGAGCGCCTTGA includes:
- a CDS encoding acyl-CoA dehydrogenase family protein; this encodes MDHTPYCRTPYRHMPYRLAEQLEWNLGDPDDPGTLFSHARSLALDEREEFPAALCAVLDQLGLYEFYIPAAHGGRLTDYEQLVQLVRTVARRDLTVAIAHGKTYLGAVCVWVDGSAEQGRRLGEAIASRLPVSLALTESAHGSDLLAGDVVAEPAADGADGYLVSGEKWLINNATRGSLLSVLSRTDPAGGPRGYSVLLVDKRTLPAGTYRHLDKVRTHGIRGADISGIAFDRAPVPAGAVVGEVGHGLETVLKALQLTRTMCAALSLGAADHALALGLDFAAERSLYGRSLIDLPQARRTLAESAADVLAGEALALVAARAVQTAPAELSVVAAVTKYLVPTRTEAVVTALTRLLGARAFLKDVYAGGRFQKVDRDHRIVGLFDGNTLVNLNSLISQFRTLARAHERGTGDVAGAAAAFRLTAPLPPAALDRLSLLARHGSGVLAALPGCVGLLRDAAARNPAVEPALRAAERLSAVVDDVHAEMAAFRDARTDVPPAAFETARRFTLCFAAAACVGLWTHSHRDAEAGATGPLWRDALWLRAALARLLTALGLPDAADPEALDGVLDASIALHAQGRLVSLLPLSLRPAGPAQDVRDRPPVRVPAHAAGGAS